The Flavobacteriales bacterium genome includes a region encoding these proteins:
- a CDS encoding heavy-metal-associated domain-containing protein, whose protein sequence is MKKNIMINIVNNKEMKNRILMLVLALCAVAFSAQSKSVLIEFKVEGQCGSCKKRIEKALDLPGISYASWDVNTKIMTVRYNDAKFGENDIHQIISELGYKTSKLSANKVSESKLPKCCQPGGVCKEE, encoded by the coding sequence ATGAAAAAGAACATAATGATTAATATTGTAAATAATAAAGAAATGAAAAATCGAATTTTAATGCTTGTTTTAGCTCTTTGTGCTGTTGCCTTTTCGGCTCAGTCAAAAAGTGTGTTAATTGAATTTAAAGTGGAAGGCCAATGCGGTTCGTGCAAAAAAAGAATTGAAAAGGCTCTTGATTTGCCAGGTATCAGCTATGCTAGTTGGGATGTAAACACAAAAATAATGACGGTTCGGTATAACGATGCAAAATTTGGAGAGAATGATATTCACCAAATAATCAGCGAATTGGGGTACAAAACCAGTAAATTGTCGGCAAACAAAGTGTCCGAATCAAAACTACCCAAATGCTGTCAGCCAGGCGGAGTTTGCAAGGAAGAATAG
- the ruvB gene encoding Holliday junction branch migration DNA helicase RuvB, with protein MQNEFLDPSAENLSNSDKDIEKVLRPESFTDFTGQDKILENLKIFVQAAVQRGEALDHVLLHGPPGLGKTTLSNIIANELNSNIKTTSGPVLEKPGDLAGLLTNLEEGDVLFIDEIHRLSPVVEEYLYSAMEDYRIDIMLDTGPNARSVQISINPFTLVGATTRSGLLTSPLRARFGITCRLEYYDAKLLAKILKRSASILKTKIDDEAAYEIARRSRGTPRIANALLRRTRDFAQIKGNGNIEIKIAQYALEALNVDARGLDEMDNRILTTIIEKFKGGPVGIGTIATAVGEEAGTIEEVYEPFLIKEGYIQRTARGREATHLAYEHLGKIPPSKMNTLF; from the coding sequence GTGCAAAACGAATTTTTAGACCCATCGGCAGAAAACCTCTCCAATAGCGACAAGGACATAGAGAAAGTTCTTCGTCCGGAAAGTTTTACTGATTTTACCGGACAGGACAAAATATTGGAAAACTTAAAAATATTTGTTCAGGCCGCCGTTCAGAGGGGTGAGGCGTTGGATCATGTTTTGTTGCATGGCCCCCCAGGATTGGGAAAAACCACCTTGAGCAACATCATTGCAAACGAACTAAACAGCAACATTAAAACCACATCTGGTCCGGTGTTGGAAAAACCGGGCGATTTGGCAGGATTACTCACAAATTTGGAGGAGGGTGATGTGCTGTTTATTGACGAAATTCATAGATTGAGTCCGGTGGTGGAAGAATATTTGTATTCGGCCATGGAAGATTATCGGATTGACATAATGCTCGATACCGGCCCCAATGCCCGAAGCGTTCAAATATCCATCAATCCATTTACGCTGGTGGGAGCCACCACAAGAAGCGGGTTGTTGACATCTCCTCTTAGAGCCCGATTTGGAATAACCTGTAGATTAGAGTATTACGATGCCAAATTGTTGGCAAAAATTTTAAAACGATCGGCCAGTATTTTAAAAACCAAAATTGACGATGAGGCGGCTTACGAAATAGCCCGAAGAAGTCGTGGAACCCCGAGAATTGCAAACGCACTTTTGCGAAGAACACGAGATTTTGCCCAAATAAAAGGCAATGGAAATATAGAGATTAAAATTGCTCAGTATGCTTTGGAGGCATTAAATGTGGATGCAAGAGGATTGGATGAAATGGATAATCGCATACTTACCACCATCATTGAGAAGTTTAAAGGTGGGCCTGTGGGCATCGGTACAATTGCAACTGCGGTGGGCGAGGAGGCCGGAACAATCGAAGAAGTGTATGAGCCATTTTTGATAAAAGAGGGCTATATTCAGCGAACGGCAAGAGGTAGAGAGGCTACGCATTTGGCTTATGAACATTTAGGAAAAATTCCCCCAAGCAAGATGAATACATTGTTTTGA
- a CDS encoding DUF1573 domain-containing protein — MNLTQYLRISFILSLFLTSLISVAQVPLKSLKFDKELIDFDTIAFDSDPILLEYIFTNTSDVNFEIKNVMASCGCTNTEWTKVPVKPGEKGYVKATFNPKGIAGDVEKSLDIYGNFSNATTKILTFKGHITEPEELKTQEYFKGQYGYLLTNKNILGLGRVFDSRIYTEKVFFYNDYNIPVHIKSLLKAPEYVNVEFSKKELQPGDTSWATITMDMSQVGKYGLINDDITIETTDAVIPIKGIKVAFDLQKDFSKLKKRQLKKAPVIMANQQHFDLGTIKSGTIKQFSVEIKNNGLDTLRIYNVETVCGCTTIGFSSAKIAPGESLRATLKFDSLFMKGQSNKQVVLYTNDPKNHRFTFLVSANIIEN; from the coding sequence GTGAATTTAACTCAATATTTACGTATTTCATTTATTCTTTCTCTGTTTCTAACATCACTGATTTCGGTAGCCCAAGTGCCACTAAAATCTCTAAAATTTGATAAGGAACTCATTGATTTTGACACCATTGCCTTCGACTCTGATCCTATTTTGCTTGAATATATTTTTACCAACACCAGCGATGTTAATTTTGAAATAAAAAACGTGATGGCCAGTTGCGGATGCACGAATACTGAGTGGACAAAAGTGCCGGTAAAACCTGGAGAAAAAGGCTATGTTAAAGCTACTTTCAATCCCAAAGGCATTGCAGGCGATGTTGAAAAGAGCCTTGATATTTATGGCAATTTTAGCAATGCGACAACCAAAATTCTAACTTTTAAAGGCCATATTACTGAACCCGAAGAGTTGAAAACACAAGAATATTTTAAAGGACAATACGGCTATCTTTTAACCAACAAAAACATATTGGGGTTGGGTCGTGTTTTCGACTCAAGAATCTACACCGAAAAAGTTTTCTTTTATAATGATTATAATATTCCTGTACATATTAAATCTCTTCTAAAAGCTCCAGAATATGTTAATGTTGAGTTTTCAAAAAAAGAACTTCAACCGGGTGATACATCTTGGGCAACTATAACGATGGATATGTCGCAAGTGGGCAAATATGGTTTGATAAACGATGACATCACCATTGAAACCACCGATGCGGTTATACCAATTAAAGGAATCAAAGTGGCTTTTGATCTACAGAAGGATTTTTCAAAACTTAAAAAAAGACAGTTAAAAAAAGCTCCTGTCATTATGGCAAACCAACAGCATTTTGATTTGGGAACAATCAAATCTGGAACGATAAAACAATTCAGTGTTGAAATAAAAAATAATGGACTTGATACACTCCGAATCTATAACGTTGAAACCGTGTGTGGATGCACTACCATTGGTTTTAGCAGTGCAAAAATTGCCCCGGGAGAATCCTTGAGGGCAACCTTAAAATTTGATTCTTTGTTTATGAAAGGTCAGTCAAACAAGCAAGTGGTGTTATATACAAATGACCCCAAAAACCACCGATTTACATTTTTGGTTTCGGCCAATATTATCGAAAATTAG
- a CDS encoding TonB-dependent receptor, with translation MSFGQTISGVVFGQNEGEKLPLVGAQIWQQNNYKTGATTNANGEFRITLDNFSNPLIVSYVGYKTDTVFITNANQKIEITLKTDASMMKNVVVNVQRQGFSLKSRSVETTFELRESEFQKAACCNLSESFENAPAIDVAFTDAVTGTKQIKMLGLDGVYTSISREFMPSVRGLNTFYGLSFIPAAWVDGIQITKGAGSVVNGFESMAGQINVELKKPFGNQLFLFDFFTAQSGRTEADLMLRRDLSQYVATSVFGRFSVSPFSMDRNGDGFRDNPTGNQMQWMNRWQFYNKSGVEGQANVSYNHDQKLGGQVGGESPYLVNIGNEQLDAWAKLGKSYKDKPYKSFGSQYAFSSINTSTSYGNDTNSKLLNLDGKSFYVNLMYQNIFGNTNHEYKTGVSFLGDINKEQLETILIEKQEYTPGAYFEYTLKIDSALTLVSGIRADYSSLFGLFMTGRVHFKYSFNKKNTTVRISGGNGHRTPNFLAQNQQLFISNQSVSIIKKANEQFGVIQEISQNQGISIQHKTKLRGYMPTTFVVDFFKTDFKNELLVNRENWPNGVVFSSLKNGLRANSFQFQMDVKPLRRTEIRLAYRLFDVTTVYEGVRKQLPYVSKHRGFINITQQNRKKWQFSTTANLVGAMRTVIPTYVNITTDPNPVYETEPFLLWNGQVSKKIKKNIETYIGVENILNVRQRNPISSSANPFGTTFDAAGVYGPIFGRMFYGGFRYRIIHEKEHND, from the coding sequence TAATTTTTCTAATCCGTTGATTGTGAGTTATGTGGGATATAAAACAGATACTGTTTTTATTACCAATGCAAATCAGAAAATAGAAATTACTTTAAAAACGGATGCCTCAATGATGAAAAATGTGGTGGTAAATGTCCAACGCCAGGGTTTTTCATTAAAAAGCCGAAGTGTGGAAACCACGTTTGAACTTAGGGAGAGTGAATTTCAAAAAGCAGCCTGCTGCAATTTGTCGGAAAGTTTTGAAAACGCTCCTGCCATTGATGTGGCTTTTACGGATGCCGTAACCGGTACAAAACAAATAAAGATGTTGGGGCTTGATGGGGTTTATACCTCCATTTCTCGCGAGTTTATGCCTTCCGTTAGAGGTTTAAATACGTTTTATGGACTCAGTTTTATTCCGGCTGCTTGGGTAGATGGAATACAAATAACCAAAGGTGCGGGCAGTGTTGTAAACGGTTTTGAAAGCATGGCGGGGCAGATAAATGTGGAGTTGAAAAAGCCCTTTGGCAACCAACTTTTTTTGTTCGATTTTTTTACAGCTCAATCAGGCAGAACAGAGGCCGATTTGATGTTGAGAAGAGATTTGAGTCAGTATGTGGCAACTTCTGTTTTCGGGCGGTTTTCCGTTAGTCCGTTTTCGATGGATAGAAATGGAGATGGATTTAGAGATAACCCTACCGGGAATCAGATGCAATGGATGAATCGGTGGCAGTTTTATAACAAAAGTGGGGTGGAGGGGCAGGCCAATGTTTCATATAATCATGACCAAAAGTTAGGCGGACAAGTTGGGGGCGAATCGCCCTATTTGGTAAATATAGGAAACGAACAACTTGATGCTTGGGCAAAGCTGGGCAAATCATATAAAGATAAGCCCTATAAAAGTTTTGGGTCGCAATATGCTTTTAGCAGCATAAACACTTCAACATCTTATGGCAATGATACGAACAGCAAGCTTTTAAATTTGGATGGAAAGTCATTTTATGTCAATTTGATGTATCAAAATATTTTTGGCAATACCAATCATGAATACAAAACAGGAGTATCTTTTTTGGGGGATATAAATAAGGAACAGTTAGAAACTATTTTGATTGAAAAACAAGAGTACACACCCGGTGCCTATTTTGAATACACTTTAAAAATTGACTCAGCTTTAACGTTAGTTTCGGGCATCCGAGCCGATTATTCGAGCCTGTTTGGTTTGTTTATGACCGGAAGAGTGCATTTCAAGTATTCCTTTAACAAAAAAAATACCACCGTTAGAATCTCTGGTGGAAACGGTCATAGAACCCCAAATTTTTTGGCTCAAAATCAACAATTGTTTATCAGCAATCAATCGGTTTCGATTATTAAAAAGGCAAATGAGCAATTCGGAGTTATACAGGAAATTTCTCAAAATCAAGGCATTAGCATACAACACAAAACTAAACTAAGGGGCTATATGCCTACCACTTTTGTTGTTGATTTTTTCAAAACAGATTTTAAAAATGAGTTGTTAGTAAATCGTGAAAATTGGCCAAATGGCGTTGTGTTTTCATCGCTCAAAAATGGTTTACGAGCCAATAGTTTTCAATTTCAAATGGATGTAAAACCATTAAGGAGAACCGAAATTAGACTGGCCTACAGACTTTTTGATGTAACAACGGTTTATGAGGGAGTAAGAAAACAATTGCCCTATGTTTCAAAACACCGAGGGTTTATCAATATCACCCAACAAAACAGAAAGAAATGGCAGTTTAGCACTACTGCCAATTTGGTAGGTGCAATGCGTACGGTTATACCAACGTATGTCAATATTACAACAGACCCAAATCCTGTTTATGAAACCGAACCCTTTTTGCTTTGGAATGGCCAAGTGAGTAAGAAGATAAAGAAAAATATAGAGACATATATAGGGGTTGAAAACATTTTGAATGTAAGGCAACGAAATCCGATTTCTTCATCTGCTAATCCATTTGGCACCACTTTTGATGCCGCTGGCGTGTATGGACCCATTTTTGGCAGGATGTTTTACGGCGGGTTTAGGTATCGAATAATCCATGAAAAAGAACATAATGATTAA
- a CDS encoding trypsin-like peptidase domain-containing protein, translated as MVRSSLWFFDFDPFGNIGKVSSSGSGVIISTDGYIVTNHHVIKNATKIEVVLNNGKKNYQAKVIGTAESSDLALLKIEAENLTAIDLANSDDLQIGEWVLAVGNPFNLTSTVTAGIVSAKGRNINLVRNEFPIESFIQTDAAINPGNSGGALVNLDGKLVGINTAIASKTGSYVGYGFAIPSNIVIKIINDLKEYGQIQRGLDGLEVVDINDAILEKTSNLEDGVYISRITGLNDKSKSFEVGDVIIKIDGKPVFNKSNYDEILAHYRPGDQLTYTVLRKSKELTIETKLVNMDGNFDLKKREIVHSDKLEADFEVASKFECDHYGINYGVKVVNVGNGFLRRAGIDDGAFLTSINNEDISNLPDFIEKLENIKGTVQIQGIGPQGGRQYWRFYVR; from the coding sequence ATGGTAAGATCATCTCTGTGGTTTTTTGATTTCGACCCATTTGGAAATATTGGAAAAGTGTCAAGTTCAGGTTCGGGAGTTATTATTTCAACCGATGGATATATTGTAACCAATCATCATGTTATCAAAAACGCCACCAAAATTGAGGTAGTATTGAATAATGGAAAAAAGAATTATCAAGCCAAAGTAATAGGAACCGCAGAATCATCAGATTTGGCTTTGTTAAAAATTGAAGCCGAAAACCTTACAGCTATTGACTTAGCGAACAGCGACGACCTGCAAATTGGAGAATGGGTATTGGCCGTGGGCAACCCGTTTAACCTTACAAGCACCGTTACGGCTGGTATCGTAAGTGCCAAAGGAAGAAACATAAATTTGGTAAGAAATGAATTTCCGATTGAGAGTTTTATACAAACCGATGCTGCCATAAACCCTGGAAACAGCGGTGGAGCGTTAGTTAACCTAGATGGAAAACTGGTAGGAATAAACACGGCCATTGCCAGCAAAACCGGTTCTTATGTAGGATATGGATTTGCCATACCCAGCAATATTGTTATCAAAATAATCAATGATTTAAAAGAATATGGTCAGATACAAAGAGGGTTGGATGGCCTGGAAGTAGTAGATATTAATGATGCCATTTTGGAGAAAACCAGCAATCTTGAGGATGGAGTTTATATTTCAAGAATTACCGGTTTAAATGATAAGTCGAAAAGTTTTGAAGTTGGCGATGTGATTATCAAAATTGATGGCAAACCGGTTTTTAACAAATCAAATTATGATGAAATTTTGGCACATTATCGTCCTGGCGACCAGCTGACCTATACTGTTTTGCGAAAAAGTAAAGAATTAACCATTGAAACTAAATTGGTAAATATGGATGGCAATTTTGATTTAAAAAAGCGAGAAATCGTCCATTCTGACAAACTGGAGGCCGACTTTGAGGTGGCAAGTAAATTTGAGTGCGACCACTATGGGATTAATTATGGAGTGAAAGTAGTGAATGTGGGAAACGGATTTTTGCGAAGGGCAGGAATAGATGATGGGGCTTTTCTAACCTCAATAAACAACGAGGACATTAGCAATTTACCCGATTTTATCGAAAAACTGGAAAATATAAAAGGCACGGTTCAAATTCAAGGTATTGGCCCCCAGGGAGGCCGCCAATATTGGAGATTTTATGTACGCTAA
- the queG gene encoding tRNA epoxyqueuosine(34) reductase QueG produces MTSPQKTQIVKQIIAKYGFEAIGISASGFLENEAKQLENWLNNGYHGTMKWMENHFDKRTNTKLLVEGSKSVISMLFNYYPAEFQPIDAPKISKYAYGQDYHDVIKDKLKLIIEELEQHFGSFQSRFFVDSAPVLERAWAAKSGLGWIGKHSLLITKKRGSFYFIAQIICDLELDYDSPTTDHCGSCTKCIDACPTEAIVADKVIDSNKCISYLTIELKDKIPTEFKKSMQDWAFGCDICQDVCPWNRFSIPHSEVKLTPNPTILTYKREDWNKINEDIFRDIFRKSAVKRTKFSGFLRNLQFLEQSEND; encoded by the coding sequence TTGACCTCACCCCAAAAAACACAAATTGTAAAACAAATCATAGCAAAGTATGGGTTTGAAGCCATCGGAATAAGTGCATCAGGTTTTTTAGAGAATGAGGCAAAACAGTTGGAGAATTGGTTAAACAATGGCTACCACGGCACCATGAAATGGATGGAAAACCATTTTGATAAACGCACAAATACAAAGTTATTGGTTGAGGGTTCGAAGTCGGTTATCAGCATGTTGTTTAATTATTATCCTGCTGAATTTCAACCGATTGATGCACCAAAAATTTCTAAATATGCCTATGGCCAAGATTATCATGATGTAATAAAGGATAAACTAAAATTAATTATAGAAGAGCTTGAACAACACTTTGGTAGTTTTCAATCTCGATTTTTTGTTGATTCAGCACCGGTTTTGGAACGGGCTTGGGCAGCAAAATCTGGATTGGGTTGGATTGGCAAACACTCTTTGCTCATAACAAAAAAAAGAGGCTCATTTTATTTTATTGCTCAGATTATTTGCGATTTGGAGTTGGATTATGACAGCCCAACCACCGACCACTGCGGAAGCTGCACAAAATGTATAGATGCATGCCCCACAGAAGCAATTGTGGCCGATAAAGTTATAGACAGCAACAAATGTATAAGCTATTTAACTATTGAACTCAAAGACAAAATTCCAACGGAGTTTAAAAAAAGCATGCAGGATTGGGCTTTTGGCTGCGATATTTGTCAAGATGTTTGCCCGTGGAATCGTTTTTCAATACCTCACTCAGAAGTAAAGTTAACACCAAACCCAACAATTTTAACCTATAAAAGAGAAGATTGGAATAAAATAAACGAGGATATTTTTAGAGATATTTTCAGAAAATCGGCGGTAAAAAGAACCAAATTTTCCGGCTTTTTACGCAACTTGCAATTTTTAGAACAAAGCGAAAATGACTGA
- a CDS encoding 2-oxo acid dehydrogenase subunit E2: protein MAKYNLVLPKMGESINEATVIRWMKNVGDRVEVDEPVLEVATDKVDSEVPSSEAGVIMQLLCNEGDVVAVGAVVAVIETEASSSAAPESVAEQPKSEAPVSVISKSIESAVQTASVASISNGSVASDRFYSPLVMNIARTEGISMVELESLPGTGKDSRVTKKDILDYVKGGRKAAQQVAPAEVTKVAETAVVAAKTETSKPAASLNAGDEIIAMDRMRKLIADHMVKSKHVSPHVSSFVEADVTNLVNWRNKNKDIFQKREGEKLTFTPLFVEAVVKAIKDFPMINVEVDGDNIIKRKSINVGMAAALPSGNLIVPVIKNADTKNLVGLAREVNDLAERARKNALKPDEIQGGTYTITNVGTFGNLMGTPIINQPQVAILATGAIVKKPAVIETEYGDVIGIRHFMYLSHSYDHRVVDGALGGMFVKRVADYLENWDVNREF, encoded by the coding sequence ATGGCAAAATACAACTTAGTACTGCCCAAAATGGGCGAAAGCATCAATGAGGCGACCGTTATAAGATGGATGAAAAATGTGGGAGATAGGGTAGAAGTTGATGAGCCGGTTTTGGAGGTTGCCACCGATAAGGTCGATTCAGAGGTGCCAAGTTCGGAAGCTGGGGTAATAATGCAATTGCTTTGTAATGAGGGGGATGTTGTGGCAGTGGGTGCAGTGGTAGCTGTAATAGAAACAGAGGCCTCTTCGTCAGCCGCACCAGAGTCGGTGGCGGAGCAGCCAAAATCAGAAGCACCGGTTTCTGTTATATCCAAAAGCATCGAATCGGCGGTTCAAACAGCGAGTGTTGCCTCTATTTCTAATGGCTCAGTGGCTTCCGATAGATTTTATTCGCCATTGGTGATGAATATTGCCCGTACAGAGGGTATTTCAATGGTTGAGTTGGAATCTTTGCCTGGCACGGGAAAAGATAGCCGTGTGACCAAAAAAGATATTTTGGATTATGTAAAAGGCGGAAGAAAAGCTGCCCAACAAGTGGCCCCCGCGGAGGTTACAAAAGTAGCTGAAACAGCTGTTGTTGCTGCCAAAACCGAGACTTCCAAACCTGCTGCCAGCCTAAATGCAGGTGACGAGATTATTGCCATGGACAGAATGAGAAAACTGATTGCCGACCACATGGTAAAAAGCAAACACGTTTCGCCCCATGTTTCGTCTTTTGTTGAAGCTGATGTTACCAATTTGGTAAACTGGAGAAATAAAAACAAAGATATTTTTCAAAAAAGAGAGGGTGAAAAGTTAACCTTTACACCACTTTTTGTTGAGGCGGTGGTAAAAGCCATTAAAGATTTTCCGATGATAAATGTGGAAGTTGATGGCGATAACATAATAAAACGAAAATCAATAAATGTAGGAATGGCGGCAGCCTTGCCAAGCGGCAACTTGATTGTTCCGGTTATAAAAAATGCCGACACCAAAAATTTGGTTGGTTTGGCAAGAGAAGTAAACGATTTGGCCGAAAGAGCAAGAAAAAATGCACTAAAACCTGACGAAATTCAAGGTGGAACATACACCATAACAAATGTTGGCACCTTCGGTAATTTGATGGGTACGCCCATAATAAACCAACCACAAGTGGCCATTTTGGCAACAGGAGCCATCGTTAAAAAACCAGCGGTAATTGAAACCGAATACGGCGATGTAATTGGTATTCGCCATTTCATGTACTTATCTCACAGCTACGACCATCGGGTGGTGGATGGTGCTTTGGGTGGAATGTTTGTGAAACGAGTTGCCGACTATCTCGAAAATTGGGATGTAAACAGGGAATTTTAA